A portion of the Toxoplasma gondii ME49 chromosome VIIb, whole genome shotgun sequence genome contains these proteins:
- a CDS encoding Cg8 family protein (encoded by transcript TGME49_262640~Predicted trans-membrane domain (TMHMM2.0):102-125): MLPASLLGRASSFAPSVRYGFLSGAKRQIANLPYHSQVPSPPPREYNPDGSPKVYRLNQISYDHNYDWERWSFLPVGVFHTAYRGVFARDSRPLQAFLLQYHTAVIAVPIFLLITFTTFAVCSVGTYGIRPKRFTIEWMEASKERDRAENSNPCTRYLDRRRKERGPNWIVEDFLPTHPFFVNMGRFHSDTEYGKWKASMEREE; this comes from the exons ATGTTGCCTGCTAGCTTGCTAGGTCGGGCGTCTTCTTTTGCGCCCTCGGTGCGTTATGGGTTCCTCTCGGGGGCGAAGAGGCAAATCGCGAACCTGCCGTACCACTCCCAGGTTCCGTCGCCTCCACCAAGAGAGTACAATCCCGACGGATCACCCAAGGTTTACCGCCTTAATCAGATCAGTTACGACCACAATTACGATTGGGAAAGATGGTCGTTTCTTCCCGTCGGCGTTTTCCACACTGCCTACCGCGGAGTCTTTGCAAGAGACTCCAGACCTCTCCA ggccttccttcttcagtaCCACACCGCTGTAATCGCCGTCCCAATTTTCCTTCTGATCACATTTACAACATTCGCCGTGTGTAGCGTTGGCACATATG GCATCCGGCCGAAGCGATTCACAATCGAATGGATGGAAGCGAGCAAGGAGCGTGACCGCGCGGAGAACTCGAATCCCTGCACCCGCTACCTGGATCGCAGACGCAAA GAGCGCGGTCCTAACTGGATTGTGGAGGACTTCCTCCCCACGCACCCGTTCTTCGTTAACATGGGCCGGTTCCACTCGGACACGGAGTACGGCAAGTGGAAGGCCTCGATGGAACGTGAAGAATAG
- a CDS encoding hypothetical protein (encoded by transcript TGME49_262630), which yields MPTSTDWPCHVETSENLASCFRMERETITFPCAKEIVVEECPDSVAVSNGHSWPSGSSLPLTTKSPGKGGVVLHSRPRKLSGIGVLGSSVPGTTKSQTAPKTKVAPAVWKRKSTDDTIAPYGCAEEILVQREEECLTTVEQEVCTDYEEEVDDICFKTVPKEKYNCPEFVLMRVCDYIHVYPGAEVPKAPAISLAQSNDPTHLVEEATAPPTKGDPSAGRPNAGRRRLFIQKKTPFSIAGGPFPQKPRMSDWPKPPPGLCYGADCPAHTVPQCYRQPVKFSRQCERGPYQKPYPCKNTVKKRECHVKPVKKRTPCLNVIPTTRRTSCRSGDHRRLSLLRSPISRSLLIPAVEPPAVPISHATEPRIIISTTGYAVDSARPPANIHEDFHQSTTTGWLPLNTGPQTFSVQTGRPCHFSTKAVVAECTKEVFMPQPYPCLEERRAKECFPGLKTGNEKVRLANDASEFSDSTQDPFPVSAGKLKFLPSWK from the exons ATGCCAACATCGACGGACTGGCCCTGTCACGTGGAGACGAGTGAGAATCTGGCCAGTTGTTTCCGG aTGGAGCGAGAGACGATCACCTTTCCGTGTGCGAAGGAGATCGTTGTTGAAGAGTGTCCAGATTCTGTCGCAGTCTCCAATGGG CACTCGTGGCCGTCGGGTAGTTCGCTGCCACTGACCACCAAATCTCCGGGAAAAGGCGGAGTCGTTCTGCACTCGAGACCT CGCAAATTGAGTGGTATCGGGGTACTTGGCAGTAGTGTGCCTGGAACAACAAAATCACAGACCGCACCGAAGACGAAGGTGGCACCGGCCGTatggaaaagaaagagtACGGATGATACGATTGCGCCGTATGGCTGCGCAGAG GAAATTCTGGttcaaagagaggaagaatgtCTCACTACAGTGGAGCAGGAGGTGTGTACGGACTACGAGGAGGAGGTGGATGATATTTGCTTCAAGACTGTACCTAAAGAGAAGTACAACTGCCCTGAGTTTGTCCTCATGCGGGTGTGTGACTATATCCACGTATACCCAGGAGCGGAGGTGCCGAAAGCACCAGCGATCAGTTTGGCACAGTCGAATGATCCGACGCACCTGGTTGAGGAGGCTACTGCACCTCCAACAAAAGGCGATCCATCTGCCGGAAGACCGAATGCTGGAAGGCGAAGGTTGTTCATACAAAA GAAAACTCCCTTCTCAATAGCAGGAGGTCCTTTTCCTCAAAAACCCCGAATGTCTGATTGGCCCAAACCACCTCCTGGGCTTTGCTATGGTGCTGATTGCCCGGCTCATACCGTGCCTCAGTGTTACAGGCAGCCTGTGAAGTTCAGCCGGCAGTGTGAAAGA GGGCCTTACCAGAAACCCTATCCGTGCAAAAATACagtgaagaaacgagaatGTCATGTGAAGCCGGTGAAGAAGCGTACCCCATGTCTCAACGTTATTCCCACTACCAGACGCACGTCGTGCCGAAGTGGCGACCATAGGAGACTATCTCTACTTCGGTCACCTATTTCAAGGTCTCTCTTAATTCCTGCGGTCGAACCTCCTGCAGTGCCCATCTCTCATGCAACTGAACCGAGGATTATCATTTCGACGACAGGTTACGCTGTCGACTCAGCTCGTCCTCCGGCTAACATACACGAGGATTTCCATCAGTCCACTACTACAGGTTGGCTACCTCTC AACACAGGTCCTCAAACCTTCTCGGTACAGACAGGCAGGCCATGCCACTTCAGCACCAAGGCTGTTGTCGCGGAGTGCACGAAGGAGGTGTTTATGCCTCAGCCATACCCTTGTTtagaagaacgcagagcaAAAGAATGTTTTCCAGGCCTTAAAACCGGAAATGAGAAAGTGCGACTTGCCAATGACGCGTCTGAGTTTTCAGATTCTACGCAAGATCCTTTTCCAGTCAGCGCTGGAAAACTGAAATTCCTTCCGTCGTGGAAATAG
- a CDS encoding RNA recognition motif-containing protein (encoded by transcript TGME49_262620), which yields MPADEQQQQLPREGTASTEPTCRVYVGNLSWKVRWQHLKDHMKQAGEVLRADVFEDFQGRSKGCGIVEYTNVEDAQKAIKELTDTELFDRLIFVREDREDGQKFSGGRGGGYGSRGGYGARGGGPMWAGGYYGGGMYRGRGGGGYYGGYGGRFNGPPPYNMYGDMGYYGGPRAFRGRGGMRGGMRGGFGAYGGGFRGGRGGYAGGAGGHGDGSGRQVFISNLPWRTSWQDLKDLFRECGDVVRADVMTMPDGRSKGVGTVLFSTPEGAQRAVEMFNEYMLDGRPISVRIDRVA from the exons ATGCCAGCG GACGAACAGCAACAGCAACTCCCGCGGGAGGGGACCGCCAGCACG GAACCCACCTGCAGGGTGTACGTGGGTAACCTCTCGTGGAAAGTTAGGTGGCAGCACTTGAAGGATCATATGAAGCAGGCTGGCGAAGTTTTGCGAGCGGATGTGTTCGAGGACTTTCAAGGCCGCAGCAAGGGGTGTGGTATTGTCGAGTACACAAACGTTGAGGATGCCCAGAAGGCCATCAAGGAACTCACGGATACGGAGCTATTTG ATCGGTTGATTTTCGTCCGCGAAGATCGTGAAGACGGACAGAAGTTCAGCGGCGGCCGCGGAGGCGGGTATGGAAGCAGGGGAGGTTACGGGGCTAGAGGGGGTGGCCCGATGTGGGCAGGCGGCTACTATGGCGGAGGGATGTAtagaggcagaggcggcgggGGCTACTACGGGGGCTATGGCGGACGATTCAACGGTCCGCCTCCCTACAACATGTACGGCGACATGGGCTACTACGGAGGTCCCAGGGCATTTCGCGG GCGTGGCGGCATGCGCGGCGGCATGCGAGGGGGCTTCGGCGCCTACGGTGGGGGCTTCCGAGGTGGGCGTGGCGGATACGCCGGTGGCGCAGGCGGCCACGGCGACGGAAGCGGCCGACAAGTCTTCATCTCGAATTTGCCCTGGAGGACTTCGTGGCAAGATTTGAAGGACTTGTTCCGCGAGTGCGGTGATGTCGTCAG GGCCGATGTCATGACGATGCCCGATGGCCGTTCGAAGGGAGTGGGCACTGTGCTTTTCTCCACCCCTGAGGGAGCACAACGCGCGGTGGAAATGTTTAATGAATACATGTTGGACGGCCGTCCGATTTCAGTGCGAATTGACCGAGTGGCGTAG